Proteins from one Catenulispora sp. EB89 genomic window:
- a CDS encoding alpha/beta fold hydrolase: protein MSVTTDEGFRLSCTVSGSGGRLLIGLHGGPGGDGGGYLDPLHRLAGADRTVVTFDQLGTGKSDVPGPEYEWTVRGAAADVEAVRRYFAAELGDRPGGGLGGTEILGHSWGGMLALQYVLDRPARADRLVLSNTAASTARITIGFLDQLRATLSASETAAAITADMLGDHDAPAYRSAVTRWLARFATEGDMDAAELATAEALSPGPAGRGLWGYRLWFADGALRDWDVEARLAEIAVPTLVVHGGRDMSDASTNRVMAEGIPGAEWLTLNHNGHTIFEAANADCYLALIRAFLDGWPLSAEEESGDQK from the coding sequence GTGAGTGTCACCACGGATGAGGGATTCCGGTTGTCCTGCACGGTTTCCGGCAGCGGCGGACGGCTGCTGATCGGGCTGCACGGCGGCCCCGGCGGCGACGGCGGCGGGTACCTGGATCCGCTGCACCGGTTGGCCGGCGCCGACCGCACCGTGGTCACCTTCGACCAGCTCGGGACGGGGAAGTCCGACGTCCCGGGCCCGGAGTACGAGTGGACGGTCCGAGGCGCGGCCGCGGACGTCGAAGCCGTCCGCCGGTACTTCGCCGCCGAGCTCGGCGACCGGCCCGGCGGCGGGCTCGGCGGGACCGAGATCCTGGGCCATTCCTGGGGCGGGATGCTGGCGCTTCAGTACGTCCTGGACCGCCCCGCCCGAGCTGACCGGCTCGTGCTGTCCAACACGGCGGCCAGCACCGCGCGGATCACCATCGGCTTCCTGGACCAGCTCCGCGCGACCCTGTCGGCGTCCGAGACGGCCGCCGCGATCACCGCCGACATGCTCGGCGACCACGATGCGCCGGCGTACCGGTCGGCCGTCACGCGCTGGCTCGCACGCTTCGCGACGGAAGGGGACATGGACGCCGCCGAACTGGCCACGGCCGAGGCCCTGTCCCCCGGCCCGGCGGGCCGCGGGCTGTGGGGCTACCGGCTCTGGTTCGCCGACGGCGCGCTGCGCGACTGGGACGTCGAGGCGCGCCTGGCCGAGATCGCCGTCCCGACTCTGGTCGTCCACGGCGGCCGGGACATGTCCGACGCTTCCACCAACCGCGTCATGGCCGAAGGCATCCCCGGCGCGGAGTGGCTGACCCTGAACCACAACGGCCACACCATCTTCGAGGCCGCCAACGCCGACTGCTATCTCGCCCTCATCCGCGCGTTCCTGGACGGCTGGCCGCTCAGTGCAGAAGAAGAGTCAGGAGACCAAAAATGA
- the solA gene encoding N-methyl-L-tryptophan oxidase translates to MEESYSHIVVGAGALGTATAYRLARGGARRVLVIEQFALGHGFGASEDHSRIIRHTYHAAKYATLTQAAYDAWAEVEEESGVRLVHKTGGLDLAVSGTEAAEVELRNYRAAMDVSGVGYEVLDAVEIRKRWPQWRIGDDVEGLYQADGGILDIRKANAVHIALARALGVEFLPETAVTDLISTDSHVTVVTDRGRFTAESVVLAVASWTPNLLPRLGIHWPISLSQEQVCYFVPSVLRDFAMERFPVWIWHAEQVWYGFPMYGETAIKVARDLSGRFVTWDTRSYVPDPAETARVAEFIAELMPTGAGPELLSKTCVYDMPPDRDFVLDVLPGHPRIAIGIGSGHAGKFAALIGQILADLATTGSTPYPIDAFRADRPALTDPGFEPAFRLVG, encoded by the coding sequence GCGGCGCGCGCCGGGTCCTGGTCATCGAGCAGTTCGCCCTGGGCCACGGTTTCGGCGCGTCGGAGGACCACTCCCGGATCATCCGCCACACCTATCACGCCGCCAAGTACGCGACGCTGACGCAGGCGGCGTACGACGCCTGGGCCGAGGTCGAGGAGGAGAGCGGCGTCCGCCTCGTGCACAAGACCGGCGGCCTGGACCTCGCGGTGTCCGGGACCGAGGCCGCCGAGGTGGAACTGCGCAACTATCGCGCGGCGATGGACGTCTCGGGGGTCGGCTACGAGGTCCTGGACGCCGTCGAGATCCGCAAGCGCTGGCCGCAGTGGCGGATCGGCGACGATGTCGAAGGGCTCTACCAGGCCGACGGCGGGATCCTGGACATCCGCAAGGCGAACGCGGTGCACATCGCCCTGGCCCGTGCGCTCGGCGTCGAGTTCCTGCCCGAGACCGCCGTCACGGATCTGATTTCGACGGACAGCCACGTCACCGTGGTCACCGACCGGGGCCGCTTCACGGCCGAGTCGGTGGTGCTGGCCGTCGCCTCCTGGACCCCGAACCTGCTGCCCCGGCTCGGGATCCACTGGCCGATCAGCCTGAGCCAGGAGCAGGTGTGCTACTTCGTGCCGTCGGTGCTGCGGGACTTCGCGATGGAGCGGTTCCCGGTGTGGATCTGGCACGCCGAACAAGTCTGGTACGGGTTCCCGATGTACGGCGAGACGGCGATCAAGGTGGCGCGGGACCTCAGCGGCCGGTTCGTCACGTGGGACACCCGGTCTTACGTGCCGGATCCGGCGGAGACCGCGAGAGTCGCGGAGTTCATCGCAGAGCTGATGCCCACCGGCGCCGGACCAGAGCTGCTGAGCAAGACCTGCGTCTACGACATGCCGCCGGACCGGGACTTCGTCCTGGACGTGCTGCCCGGCCACCCGCGGATCGCCATCGGCATCGGCTCCGGCCACGCCGGCAAGTTCGCCGCCCTGATCGGGCAGATCCTCGCCGACCTGGCCACGACCGGGAGCACGCCGTACCCGATCGATGCTTTCCGGGCCGACCGGCCGGCGCTCACCGATCCGGGGTTCGAGCCGGCCTTCCGGCTGGTCGGGTGA
- a CDS encoding ABC transporter permease: MTRVIPRTVSGRVGLALLLLVVLIALTGTWFAPHDPNRTLAAPYTPPSGRLPLGADFLGRDVLSRVLSGGRSVLLYSGLATLLAYAGGLTIGLVAGYSRSWLDSVLMRAVDVLLSFPALVFLLLLATAAGRGIGSVVIASAVVQLPPIARIVKTAALEQSVRGYVEAAVARGESTFSVLRREILPNISRTLAADIGLRFTWSVLLIASVNFLGLGLQPPAADWGLMVSENRGGAALNPSAMLIPAALLGVLTLAINLLGDDMSGGDR, translated from the coding sequence GTGACTCGGGTGATACCCAGGACCGTCTCCGGACGCGTCGGGCTGGCGCTGCTGCTCCTGGTGGTCCTGATCGCCCTGACCGGGACCTGGTTCGCGCCGCACGACCCGAACCGGACGCTGGCCGCGCCCTACACGCCGCCCAGCGGCCGGCTCCCGCTGGGCGCCGACTTCCTGGGCCGCGACGTGCTCTCCCGGGTCCTGAGCGGCGGACGCAGCGTCCTGCTGTACTCGGGCCTGGCGACGCTGCTGGCCTATGCCGGCGGCCTGACGATCGGCCTGGTGGCCGGCTACTCGCGGTCGTGGCTGGACAGCGTCCTGATGCGGGCCGTGGACGTCCTGCTGTCCTTCCCCGCTCTGGTGTTCCTGCTGCTGCTGGCGACCGCCGCCGGACGCGGCATCGGCTCGGTGGTGATCGCCAGCGCGGTGGTCCAGCTGCCGCCGATCGCACGCATCGTCAAAACCGCCGCGCTGGAGCAGTCGGTGCGCGGTTACGTCGAGGCTGCGGTGGCCCGGGGCGAGAGCACCTTCTCCGTGCTGCGCAGAGAGATCCTGCCGAACATCTCGCGCACCCTGGCCGCCGACATCGGGCTGCGGTTCACCTGGTCGGTGCTGCTGATCGCCAGCGTCAACTTCCTCGGGCTGGGGCTGCAACCGCCGGCGGCGGACTGGGGCCTGATGGTCTCGGAGAACCGCGGCGGCGCCGCGCTGAACCCGTCGGCGATGCTCATCCCGGCCGCCCTGCTGGGCGTGCTGACGCTCGCGATCAACCTGCTCGGCGACGACATGTCCGGAGGAGACCGATGA
- a CDS encoding prolyl oligopeptidase family serine peptidase — MTMKRADTVAEFFDRVEGRDGDLDNAVELAVSPDGRAVAFTALVTAKGEAEPVRRIAVLDLDSGALLGGLDTAPEGSAPCWSPDGRRLAWIGAGPEGEIVVGSSELVVEARYAVPGFPESIGWRPDGGALSVCSAEPGASRSDVHGSGYLPGDASLPSWLPEVSGAGSPSGGRRVWLVELAGSEATCVSPSGTTVWQAAWAGPGSVVCVASEGPTESDWYGAELAVLDVASGRLRSVLRPEAQIGIPAANPSGTLVSAVAGWMSDRGLYAGRLTVVDVATGGVTEFGDDITAQIWTDDDHVLFAALHGLDTVIGEYTVSSGACRTLWRTSQTCGDLLPDLAASGGTTALVAHGYGQPRAVATLGADGAAERRLSLAHAGSRYLAAAGGTSEPVAWQGPDGRTIEGILVTPSGPGPHPLVVHLHGGPVWAWRDEWSMHFPLTPLLAAHGYAVLHPNMRGGIGRGQDFVRAGLHDMGGADATDILAGVDALVAAGRVDPRRIGVTGNSYGGFMSAWLVATSDRFAAAVIRSPVTDWVSQHFASNLPGFDRLCLTGDPSDPASDYRLRSPLYLAAQVRTPVLLVAGAKDLATPPEQAAIFHRALVEHGRESTLVIYPEEGHGVRQRPALIDLSVRMLEFFDRHLADD; from the coding sequence ATGACGATGAAGCGGGCTGACACTGTCGCCGAGTTCTTCGACCGGGTCGAGGGCCGGGACGGCGACCTGGACAACGCGGTCGAGCTGGCCGTGTCGCCTGACGGCCGGGCGGTCGCGTTCACTGCTTTGGTGACGGCGAAGGGGGAGGCTGAGCCGGTCCGGCGGATCGCGGTGCTCGACCTCGACTCCGGTGCGCTGCTCGGCGGTCTCGACACCGCGCCGGAGGGCAGCGCGCCGTGCTGGTCGCCGGACGGTCGGCGGCTGGCCTGGATCGGCGCCGGTCCGGAAGGCGAGATCGTCGTCGGGAGTTCTGAGCTGGTGGTCGAAGCGCGCTATGCGGTGCCCGGGTTCCCCGAGAGCATCGGGTGGCGCCCGGACGGCGGGGCCTTGTCGGTCTGCTCGGCCGAGCCCGGCGCGTCCCGGTCGGACGTCCACGGCTCGGGCTATCTACCGGGGGACGCCTCGCTGCCCAGCTGGCTGCCTGAGGTCTCCGGAGCCGGATCCCCGTCCGGCGGGCGCCGCGTATGGCTGGTGGAGCTCGCGGGCTCCGAGGCGACCTGCGTTTCGCCGTCCGGGACCACGGTCTGGCAGGCGGCGTGGGCCGGGCCCGGGTCCGTGGTGTGCGTGGCGTCGGAAGGGCCCACCGAGTCGGACTGGTACGGCGCCGAGTTGGCCGTCCTGGACGTCGCCTCCGGCCGGCTGCGCAGTGTTCTGCGACCGGAGGCCCAGATCGGCATCCCGGCGGCGAATCCGTCAGGCACGCTGGTCTCGGCGGTGGCGGGTTGGATGAGCGACCGCGGCCTGTACGCCGGGCGCCTCACGGTCGTCGACGTGGCCACCGGAGGCGTCACCGAATTCGGGGACGACATCACGGCCCAGATCTGGACGGACGACGACCATGTGTTGTTCGCCGCGCTGCACGGCCTGGACACGGTGATCGGCGAGTACACGGTCTCCTCGGGAGCGTGCCGGACCCTGTGGCGGACGTCGCAGACCTGCGGCGACCTGCTGCCCGACCTGGCCGCGTCCGGGGGCACGACGGCCCTGGTCGCCCACGGCTACGGACAGCCGCGCGCCGTCGCGACGCTCGGCGCGGACGGCGCCGCGGAACGCCGGCTGTCCCTGGCGCACGCGGGCTCGCGGTATCTGGCCGCCGCCGGCGGCACGTCCGAACCGGTGGCGTGGCAGGGGCCGGACGGCCGCACGATCGAGGGCATCCTGGTCACCCCGTCCGGGCCCGGCCCGCATCCGCTGGTCGTCCACCTCCACGGCGGCCCGGTGTGGGCCTGGCGCGACGAGTGGTCGATGCACTTTCCGCTGACGCCGCTGCTGGCCGCGCACGGCTACGCCGTGCTGCACCCCAACATGCGCGGCGGCATCGGGCGCGGCCAGGACTTCGTCCGCGCGGGGCTGCACGACATGGGCGGCGCCGACGCCACCGACATCCTGGCGGGCGTCGACGCGCTCGTCGCGGCCGGCCGCGTCGACCCGCGGCGGATCGGCGTCACCGGCAACAGCTACGGCGGCTTCATGTCGGCGTGGCTGGTGGCGACCTCAGACCGCTTCGCCGCCGCGGTGATCCGCTCGCCGGTGACCGACTGGGTCAGCCAGCACTTCGCCTCCAACCTCCCCGGCTTCGACCGCCTGTGCCTGACCGGCGACCCGTCCGATCCGGCCTCGGACTACCGCCTCCGCAGCCCGCTGTATCTGGCCGCGCAGGTCCGGACGCCGGTCCTGCTCGTCGCCGGCGCGAAGGACCTCGCGACCCCGCCGGAGCAGGCCGCGATATTCCACCGCGCGCTGGTCGAGCACGGCCGCGAGAGCACTCTGGTGATCTACCCGGAGGAGGGACACGGGGTGCGGCAGCGACCGGCCTTGATCGACCTCAGCGTCCGCATGCTCGAGTTCTTCGATCGGCATCTGGCGGACGACTGA
- a CDS encoding TetR/AcrR family transcriptional regulator: protein MLTAADSVLSSHGAAASLDEIARLAGVGNATLYRHFPTRARPIEAVYEQRIGELCDSARDLSAAPDPGAALTTWLRAVAAHVATSRLLREAFLADHPGPADVEPPQATAWHEALYEAAAPLLSRAQDAGAARPDIGIAELLMFLTAATRTAPQSADRAVELLMEGVLPRSVPAA from the coding sequence CTGCTCACGGCCGCCGACAGCGTGCTGAGCAGCCATGGCGCGGCCGCTTCGCTGGACGAGATCGCCCGGCTCGCGGGCGTCGGCAACGCCACGCTCTACCGGCACTTCCCGACCCGGGCGCGGCCGATCGAGGCCGTGTACGAGCAGCGGATCGGCGAGCTCTGCGACAGCGCCCGGGACCTCTCGGCGGCCCCGGACCCGGGTGCGGCCCTGACGACGTGGCTGCGCGCCGTCGCAGCGCACGTCGCCACCAGCCGCCTGCTCCGGGAGGCGTTCCTCGCCGACCATCCGGGTCCCGCCGACGTCGAGCCGCCCCAGGCGACCGCGTGGCACGAGGCGTTGTACGAGGCCGCCGCGCCGCTGCTGTCCCGGGCCCAGGACGCCGGCGCCGCACGGCCCGACATCGGCATCGCGGAGTTGCTCATGTTCCTGACCGCCGCCACCCGCACCGCCCCGCAGTCCGCAGACCGCGCTGTGGAGCTGCTGATGGAGGGCGTGCTCCCGCGATCTGTTCCGGCAGCCTGA
- a CDS encoding NAD(P)/FAD-dependent oxidoreductase, whose protein sequence is MSDHSDYEVADVIVVGAGVLGTSVAHHLLTRGAGRVVVVEAGTSAAATSGAGAGFVGLWAAGYAHFLTETELALEQYGIDFYRSLAEADPTVECKVNGNLYLATTEEGWKSWVEPVVGHRLAPAGTREVSPAQVAEVTGGVVPAEAVFGGALHPGGIQISAGRATRALAARVAELGGELRERTRVTELLVSDGAVAGVRTDAGDIHAPKVVLACGAWTNELLAAVGWRVPLLRMVATRVVSPPSGVPGTMPTLMVPDLYGLWVREHRGGLTWGNGDGYAPSYEMGSAVGVTSRPGFPELVERLDKALVPKLRALVPAHDISMSWWLQGIPCMTPDRKFLAGPVPGVEGLHVLTGDNEAGVTHGPGLGRLLAEVVLDGGSDWVDPSSYRLDRFAPEDFATEKAVLEAMPARR, encoded by the coding sequence ATGTCTGACCACTCCGACTACGAGGTCGCCGACGTCATCGTCGTGGGGGCGGGCGTGCTCGGCACGTCGGTGGCCCACCATCTGCTCACCCGCGGCGCGGGCCGGGTCGTGGTGGTCGAGGCCGGGACCTCGGCGGCGGCCACCTCGGGCGCCGGGGCGGGCTTCGTCGGCCTGTGGGCAGCCGGATACGCGCACTTCTTGACCGAGACCGAGCTCGCCCTGGAGCAGTACGGCATCGACTTCTACCGGTCGCTGGCCGAGGCCGACCCCACCGTCGAGTGCAAGGTCAACGGCAACCTCTACCTGGCCACCACCGAGGAGGGCTGGAAGAGCTGGGTCGAGCCGGTCGTCGGGCACCGGCTGGCCCCGGCCGGGACGCGTGAGGTGTCCCCGGCCCAGGTGGCCGAGGTGACCGGCGGCGTCGTTCCGGCGGAGGCGGTCTTCGGCGGTGCTCTGCACCCCGGCGGGATCCAGATCAGCGCGGGGCGCGCCACCCGGGCGCTCGCCGCGCGGGTCGCCGAGCTCGGCGGCGAGCTCAGGGAACGGACCCGGGTCACCGAGCTGCTCGTGAGCGACGGCGCCGTGGCCGGGGTGCGCACCGATGCCGGGGACATCCACGCGCCGAAGGTGGTGCTGGCGTGCGGGGCATGGACGAACGAACTGCTGGCGGCGGTCGGGTGGCGGGTGCCGCTGCTGCGGATGGTGGCGACGCGGGTGGTGTCCCCGCCGTCCGGGGTGCCGGGCACGATGCCGACCCTCATGGTCCCGGACCTGTACGGGCTCTGGGTCCGGGAGCATCGCGGCGGCCTCACCTGGGGCAACGGCGACGGGTACGCGCCGTCGTACGAGATGGGCAGCGCGGTGGGTGTCACAAGCCGGCCGGGTTTCCCAGAGCTGGTCGAACGGCTCGACAAGGCGCTGGTGCCGAAGCTGCGGGCTCTGGTGCCGGCGCACGACATCTCGATGTCGTGGTGGCTTCAGGGGATTCCGTGCATGACGCCGGACCGGAAGTTCCTCGCCGGTCCGGTGCCGGGCGTCGAGGGGCTGCACGTCCTCACCGGTGACAACGAGGCCGGGGTCACGCACGGTCCGGGGCTCGGGCGGTTGCTGGCGGAAGTGGTGCTGGACGGCGGATCGGACTGGGTGGACCCGTCGTCCTACCGGCTCGACCGGTTCGCGCCGGAGGACTTCGCGACGGAGAAGGCCGTGCTCGAAGCGATGCCGGCTCGGCGATAG
- a CDS encoding aromatic ring-hydroxylating dioxygenase subunit alpha: MTAAYSETVQQHIAARTGMPRELYTSPELYEAELAAVFQRSWLYAGHVSEIARPGQYLTVASGDESVIVARGNDETISAFYNVCRHRGARLVDEGCGSARRFVCPYHQWTYRLDGSLLGAPRMGKDFDPAEHPLPTVAVEVWQGLVFVNLAADPGPGVGALFADGEAVVAPFALAEARVAHTEDYLVAANWKLVWENAQECYHCMANHPEFLKAFDLASINEPDWRECDVQRSDDRRVQYAKLPLRSDAVSLTVDGRPAVAKLLGEFAAGREPYTVAIHLKPTVAVVCSPDYAIILTDSPDGLGSTKVRVSWLVHPSAEAGTDYDVDNLIKVWDQTNRQDWKLCERAQLGVRSQSYVPGPLAADEASVLDFYRAYAQLLADAGL, encoded by the coding sequence ATGACCGCCGCCTATAGCGAAACCGTCCAGCAGCACATCGCCGCCCGCACCGGCATGCCCCGCGAGCTCTACACCTCGCCGGAGCTGTACGAGGCCGAACTCGCCGCAGTGTTCCAGCGCAGCTGGCTGTACGCCGGCCACGTGTCGGAGATCGCCCGGCCGGGACAGTACCTGACCGTGGCCAGCGGCGACGAGAGCGTCATCGTCGCGCGCGGCAACGACGAGACGATCTCAGCGTTCTACAACGTGTGCCGCCACCGCGGCGCGCGCCTGGTCGATGAGGGCTGCGGCAGCGCACGGCGCTTCGTGTGCCCCTACCACCAGTGGACTTACCGCCTGGACGGGTCGTTGCTCGGCGCGCCCAGGATGGGCAAGGACTTCGATCCGGCGGAGCATCCGCTGCCGACCGTGGCCGTCGAGGTCTGGCAGGGCCTGGTCTTCGTCAACCTCGCCGCCGACCCCGGGCCGGGCGTCGGTGCCCTGTTCGCCGACGGCGAGGCCGTCGTCGCGCCGTTCGCGCTGGCCGAGGCGCGGGTCGCGCACACCGAGGACTACCTGGTCGCGGCGAACTGGAAGCTGGTCTGGGAGAACGCCCAGGAGTGCTACCACTGCATGGCGAACCACCCCGAGTTCCTGAAGGCCTTCGACCTCGCCTCGATCAACGAGCCCGACTGGCGGGAGTGCGACGTCCAGCGCAGCGACGACCGGCGCGTGCAGTACGCGAAGCTGCCGCTGCGGTCCGACGCGGTGTCGCTGACCGTGGACGGCCGGCCGGCGGTCGCCAAGCTGCTCGGCGAGTTCGCCGCCGGGCGCGAGCCGTACACCGTCGCGATCCACCTGAAGCCGACGGTCGCGGTGGTGTGCAGCCCTGACTACGCGATCATCCTGACGGACTCCCCCGACGGGCTCGGCAGCACCAAGGTGCGGGTCAGCTGGCTCGTCCACCCTTCCGCCGAGGCCGGCACGGACTACGACGTCGACAACCTCATCAAGGTCTGGGACCAGACCAACCGGCAGGACTGGAAACTGTGCGAGCGCGCGCAGCTGGGTGTCAGGTCGCAGTCGTACGTGCCGGGGCCGCTGGCCGCCGACGAGGCTTCCGTCCTGGACTTCTACCGGGCTTACGCGCAGCTCCTGGCCGACGCCGGACTTTAG
- a CDS encoding ABC transporter ATP-binding protein, protein MSGPAVDGAPILTVRDLRIQTAAGAEIVGGVDLALEHGQTLGIVGESGSGKTTMALALLGYAARGARIAGGEVEVDGESLLGLSESALREVRGRLISYVPQDAGPALNPSLRIGASIGDVIRTRGVEGTSRIRGLLAAVDLPDTDAFARRLPHQLSGGQQQRVTIAMALGCEPPVVVMDEPTTGLDVVTQQSVLREVRRLREERGVSIVYVSHDLAVVSQIADRMAVMYAGRVVEEGPTADLLNNPRHPYTRGLIQSIPNHRQPTALVPMEGTALGVEDRPTGCPFAPRCPQQTDACVEALPELIDLGPGPGPGPGPELIDLDPAVDPTLAPGGRHLVRCLHHAATPPVEAGPALGSHKEAAARAAALSVTGLRATHRGRAETVVAAEDITFDVAAGECVALVGESGSGKSTIARCLVGLHRPEAGTITLAGTELADRIRKRTVEQRRGIQYVFQNPFQSLNPRRRIGEDLARPGRVLRGLSAADARAEVPALLERVRLPARLADRFPHQLSGGERQRVAIARALAARPDVLVCDEVTSALDVSVQAAIIEVLASLRADLGVAVLLITHDIGVVAVAADRVLVLEHGLVCESGPTGQILRAPQHPYTRRLIAAAPTLARHPGGEP, encoded by the coding sequence ATGAGCGGACCAGCGGTTGACGGCGCTCCCATCCTCACCGTCCGGGACCTGCGGATCCAGACCGCCGCCGGCGCGGAGATCGTCGGCGGTGTCGACCTGGCACTGGAGCACGGACAGACGCTCGGCATCGTCGGCGAGTCCGGGAGCGGGAAGACCACCATGGCGCTGGCGCTGCTCGGCTACGCCGCACGCGGCGCCCGGATCGCCGGCGGCGAGGTCGAGGTCGACGGCGAATCCCTGCTCGGCCTGTCCGAGAGTGCGTTGCGCGAGGTGCGGGGACGGCTGATCTCGTACGTCCCGCAGGACGCGGGGCCGGCGCTCAACCCGTCGCTACGGATCGGCGCTTCGATCGGCGACGTGATCAGGACCCGCGGCGTTGAGGGGACGTCGCGGATCAGAGGACTGCTGGCGGCGGTCGACCTGCCGGACACGGACGCCTTCGCCCGCCGCCTGCCGCACCAGCTGTCCGGCGGACAGCAGCAGCGGGTCACCATCGCGATGGCGCTGGGCTGCGAACCACCGGTCGTGGTCATGGACGAGCCGACCACCGGGCTCGACGTCGTGACGCAGCAGAGCGTGCTGCGGGAAGTACGACGGCTGCGGGAGGAGCGCGGCGTCTCCATCGTCTACGTCTCGCACGACCTGGCCGTCGTCTCGCAGATCGCCGACCGGATGGCCGTCATGTACGCGGGGCGCGTGGTGGAGGAAGGGCCGACCGCGGACCTGCTGAACAACCCGCGGCATCCATATACCAGGGGCCTGATCCAGTCGATCCCGAACCACCGGCAGCCGACCGCCCTGGTCCCGATGGAGGGCACCGCGCTCGGCGTCGAGGACCGGCCGACCGGATGCCCCTTCGCGCCGCGCTGCCCGCAGCAGACCGACGCCTGTGTCGAGGCGCTGCCGGAGCTGATCGACCTCGGCCCCGGCCCGGGCCCGGGCCCGGGCCCGGAGCTTATCGACCTCGACCCCGCCGTCGACCCCACCCTCGCCCCCGGCGGCCGACACCTGGTCCGCTGCCTGCACCACGCCGCCACACCGCCGGTCGAGGCCGGTCCGGCGCTGGGCTCCCACAAGGAGGCAGCGGCCCGGGCGGCGGCGTTGAGCGTCACCGGACTGCGCGCCACGCACCGGGGCCGCGCCGAAACCGTCGTCGCGGCCGAGGACATCACCTTCGACGTCGCGGCCGGCGAGTGCGTGGCCCTGGTCGGGGAGTCCGGCAGCGGCAAGTCGACGATCGCGCGCTGCCTGGTCGGTCTGCACCGCCCGGAGGCCGGGACGATCACCCTGGCCGGGACGGAGCTCGCCGACCGGATCCGCAAGCGCACCGTCGAGCAGCGGCGCGGCATCCAGTACGTCTTCCAGAACCCGTTCCAGTCGCTCAACCCCCGGCGCCGCATCGGCGAAGACCTCGCGCGCCCCGGCCGCGTGCTGCGCGGCCTGTCCGCGGCCGACGCCCGGGCGGAGGTCCCCGCGCTGCTGGAGCGGGTACGGCTGCCCGCCCGGCTGGCGGACCGCTTCCCGCACCAGCTCTCCGGCGGCGAGCGCCAGCGCGTCGCCATCGCCCGCGCCCTGGCCGCCCGGCCCGACGTGCTGGTCTGCGACGAGGTCACCTCGGCTCTGGACGTCTCGGTACAGGCGGCGATCATCGAGGTGCTGGCGAGCCTGCGCGCCGACCTCGGCGTGGCGGTGCTGCTCATCACCCACGACATCGGCGTCGTCGCGGTCGCCGCCGACCGGGTCCTGGTGCTGGAACACGGTCTGGTCTGCGAGAGCGGCCCGACCGGGCAGATCCTGCGAGCGCCGCAGCACCCTTACACCCGGCGGCTGATCGCCGCCGCGCCGACGCTGGCCCGGCACCCCGGAGGAGAGCCGTGA
- a CDS encoding ABC transporter permease: MALRRVAAGVVTLLVLSVLVFAAASVLPGDAASAVLGKQANGQALADLRHRMGLDQSIPVQYWHWLTGLLHGDLGDSAAGFASGGQVSVWSQVSGKLGDSAVLALCAFVPIAVVSVLLGVYSALRAGRWQDHLISVTTLVPSALPEFVLGTVLLAVFFGWLDVLPPVSVVAPGSSPLATPSVLVLPVLTLVGVTAGPAARMVRAGMLEALGADTVAVARLNGIAEGRVVRRYALRNAIAPSIQVFALVAQYLVGGLLIVEYLFGYPGIGKELVDAVSIHDNTEVQSVTMLLAAFYIATTIVADLAVMAAVPKLRTGAA, from the coding sequence ATGGCGCTCCGGCGCGTCGCCGCCGGCGTGGTCACGCTGCTGGTCCTGTCCGTCCTGGTCTTCGCCGCGGCCTCGGTGCTGCCCGGCGACGCCGCGAGCGCCGTCCTCGGCAAGCAGGCCAACGGCCAGGCGCTGGCCGACCTGCGGCACCGCATGGGTCTGGACCAGTCGATCCCGGTCCAGTACTGGCACTGGCTGACCGGGCTGCTGCACGGCGACCTCGGCGACTCCGCCGCCGGATTCGCCTCCGGCGGCCAGGTCAGCGTCTGGAGCCAGGTCTCCGGAAAGCTCGGCGACTCGGCGGTCCTGGCGCTGTGCGCGTTCGTCCCGATCGCCGTGGTCTCGGTGCTGCTCGGCGTGTATTCGGCGCTGCGCGCCGGACGCTGGCAGGACCACCTGATCTCGGTGACGACCCTGGTGCCCTCGGCGCTGCCGGAGTTCGTGCTCGGCACCGTGCTGCTGGCCGTCTTCTTCGGCTGGCTGGACGTGCTGCCGCCGGTGTCGGTCGTGGCTCCGGGCAGCAGCCCGCTGGCCACTCCGTCCGTGCTGGTGCTCCCGGTGCTGACGCTGGTCGGGGTGACGGCGGGACCGGCGGCGCGGATGGTCCGGGCCGGAATGCTGGAGGCGCTGGGCGCCGACACGGTGGCGGTGGCGCGGCTCAACGGCATCGCCGAGGGCCGGGTCGTGCGCCGGTACGCGCTGCGCAACGCGATCGCGCCGAGCATCCAGGTCTTCGCGCTCGTTGCGCAGTACCTCGTCGGCGGCCTGCTGATCGTCGAGTACCTGTTCGGCTACCCCGGTATCGGCAAGGAGCTGGTCGACGCGGTCAGCATCCACGACAACACGGAGGTCCAGTCGGTGACCATGCTGCTGGCGGCCTTCTACATCGCCACCACGATCGTCGCGGACCTCGCGGTGATGGCGGCGGTGCCCAAGCTGCGGACCGGTGCCGCATGA